Within the Vagococcus carniphilus genome, the region CATTGTACGTTTCTAACGTTTTAGGATAGATTTTATTTTGATTATTAATTAAATATAAAAGTGTATGCTTTGTTTCAAAGCCTACAGCTAAGTCTAAACTTACATCTGCTACTTGTCTTGCTTCTTCAACTACTGGAAAACGACGACCATCTTCAATATAATCAGCCACATAAATTACTTTATCTAGTTCACTCATATCTTTGGAGCCCGTTGTATGTAGTTCAATTGCTTTTAAAATAGTTGAATCAGAAATATCTAATTCTTCCTTAACAAGGTAAGCTCCCAATATGCCATGCCAGATAGCATTACCATATTCAATAAGTTCAACATTAAACCCTTTCGACTTAATGAGAGAAATCATCTCTTCATCAGGTCTTTCTTTTGCATAGTCATGAGTCAATGCAGCAATACTTGCTTTTTCAACATCCACACCATATTTATGAGCTAACTCAATTGCTTTTTTTTCAACTCTCAAAACATGTTGAAATCTTTTATCTGACATTTTCTCAGAAACTTTTTCCATTAATTCTTCTCGTGTCATTGTTGTTATCTGATTACTATAAATCATAATTATTATCACCTTGATATAAATTATTTTTATGAATATATTCTAACACATTATCTGGTAAAAAGTATTTGACAGAACAATTTGTTGCTATTTTCCGCCTGATATCACTTGAACTTATATCTATTAAAGGTACATCTACCCAAATGATTGGATAGGGACTCTCTGGTTTTGAACCAACCCGATGAACTCCAACAAATTGTACCATTTTACTTAGTTCCTCAATCCGATACCATTTCGGTAAATAGTCTACCATATCTCCACCAATGACAAAATAATAATCCGTTTCAGGATTTAATTCAATTAATTCCTTCATCGTATCAAACGTATAACTTTTTCCTTTTCGGTGGATTTCAGATAACTCTAAACTAAGTTTTGAATTACTTTCAGTTGCTAATTTTAACATCTCAACACGATTAATTGAAGAAATTGTTTCTTTTTTATCGATGTGAGGAGATTCA harbors:
- the yqeK gene encoding bis(5'-nucleosyl)-tetraphosphatase (symmetrical) YqeK: MIYSNQITTMTREELMEKVSEKMSDKRFQHVLRVEKKAIELAHKYGVDVEKASIAALTHDYAKERPDEEMISLIKSKGFNVELIEYGNAIWHGILGAYLVKEELDISDSTILKAIELHTTGSKDMSELDKVIYVADYIEDGRRFPVVEEARQVADVSLDLAVGFETKHTLLYLINNQNKIYPKTLETYNEWVVK
- a CDS encoding nicotinate-nucleotide adenylyltransferase, encoding MKHQNTRVNDIQIESLTLRKETNRKRVGILGGGFNPVHMGHLIIADQVSDQLCLDEFYLMPSYESPHIDKKETISSINRVEMLKLATESNSKLSLELSEIHRKGKSYTFDTMKELIELNPETDYYFVIGGDMVDYLPKWYRIEELSKMVQFVGVHRVGSKPESPYPIIWVDVPLIDISSSDIRRKIATNCSVKYFLPDNVLEYIHKNNLYQGDNNYDL